A stretch of Lysobacter sp. K5869 DNA encodes these proteins:
- a CDS encoding ScpA family protein — protein MTHQAAPTDEPTADDSAGPVAAPNPAPTAPQQQEMPLAVVHGQPVLQIPQDLYIPPDALEVILEAFEGPLDLLLYLIRRQNLDILDIPVADITRQYVEYIQAMHEMRFELAADYLVMAAMLAEIKSRMLLPRAVNEEGEEEDPRAELVRRLQEYERYKKAAEDIDALPRQDRDNAPVQAFVPDRASVRLPPPVELKELLLALHDVFKRAELYTQHAIKRDALSVRQRMGELLTRMADGAFYRFESLFTVEEGRLGVVVTFLGVLTLAKEQLVEIVQDAPLAPIYVKSLALMKDPDEIELSSEFDSAANDEDEA, from the coding sequence ATGACCCACCAAGCCGCGCCCACCGACGAACCCACCGCGGACGACTCCGCCGGACCCGTCGCCGCGCCCAATCCGGCCCCGACCGCGCCGCAGCAGCAGGAAATGCCGCTGGCGGTGGTGCACGGCCAGCCGGTGCTGCAGATCCCGCAGGATCTGTACATCCCGCCGGACGCGCTGGAAGTCATCCTGGAGGCCTTCGAAGGCCCGCTCGACCTGCTGCTGTACCTGATCCGCCGGCAGAACCTGGACATCCTCGACATCCCGGTGGCGGACATCACCCGCCAGTACGTCGAATACATCCAGGCCATGCACGAGATGCGCTTCGAGCTGGCCGCCGACTACCTGGTCATGGCCGCGATGCTGGCCGAGATCAAATCGCGCATGCTGCTGCCGCGCGCGGTCAACGAGGAAGGCGAGGAAGAGGACCCGCGCGCCGAGCTGGTCCGCCGCCTGCAAGAGTACGAGCGCTACAAGAAGGCGGCCGAGGACATCGACGCCCTGCCCCGCCAGGACCGCGACAACGCGCCGGTGCAGGCCTTCGTGCCCGACCGCGCCTCGGTCCGGCTGCCGCCGCCGGTCGAGCTCAAGGAACTGCTGCTGGCCCTGCACGACGTGTTCAAGCGCGCCGAGCTGTACACCCAGCACGCGATCAAGCGCGACGCGCTGAGCGTGCGCCAACGCATGGGCGAGCTGCTCACGCGCATGGCGGACGGCGCGTTCTACCGGTTCGAGTCGCTGTTCACGGTCGAGGAAGGCCGGCTCGGCGTGGTGGTGACCTTCCTCGGCGTGCTGACCTTGGCCAAGGAGCAGCTGGTGGAGATCGTCCAGGACGCTCCGCTGGCGCCGATCTACGTCAAGTCGCTGGCGCTGATGAAGGACCCGGACGAAATCGAGCTCAGCAGCGAGTTCGATTCGGCCGCCAACGACGAAGACGAAGCGTGA
- a CDS encoding peptidoglycan-binding domain-containing protein produces the protein MPNYKIVESVGSKVQNVHDFEDIERHHPSRGNEKGRVYGTVNGEREELLGDYNGKVTVTRDGDHFVSKDFVLQVDGNASVKVPAVANGYIGKIDKSDGIVQIYDKPANDPSREMIAQYRHMDLRNTTLREGQKIEYGEPVGIQSGFNNGKSNAFGKHVHIDINTSYLPQMDRYIRDMDRGAITPDKHPPHSENLTGKAQVSDISGKGSVVMKPGVTAGEAHNHDHKPGDKHDKHDKHDKHDAPAAPMADGVLRKDERGPEVKALQDRLNALGYRDAEGKALVADGKFGDRTKHAVEQFQREHPGLGVDGVAGPNTLRELKTAQPRHEAAAPTRDANAGPLLSDPNHRDHAMYQQAVNGLEKLGGFKNHQELERAAATLTYDARVSGLTKIDHVVSNANGNGLFAVQGGLNDPSHHRAYVDRNQAANQSVEQSTQRLQQDVPQSAQQQEQRQQEQQRSQQQAQPTKVA, from the coding sequence ATGCCCAACTACAAGATCGTCGAGTCGGTCGGCAGCAAGGTCCAGAACGTCCACGACTTCGAGGACATCGAGCGTCACCATCCCAGCCGCGGCAACGAGAAGGGCCGCGTCTACGGCACCGTCAACGGCGAGCGCGAGGAACTGCTCGGCGACTACAACGGCAAGGTCACGGTGACCCGCGACGGCGATCATTTCGTGTCCAAGGACTTCGTCCTGCAGGTCGACGGCAACGCCTCGGTGAAGGTGCCGGCGGTGGCCAACGGCTACATCGGCAAGATCGACAAGTCCGACGGCATCGTCCAGATCTACGACAAGCCGGCCAACGACCCCAGCCGCGAGATGATCGCGCAGTACCGCCACATGGACCTGCGCAACACCACGCTGCGCGAAGGCCAGAAGATCGAGTACGGCGAGCCGGTCGGCATCCAGAGCGGCTTCAACAACGGCAAGTCGAACGCGTTCGGCAAGCACGTGCACATCGACATCAACACCAGCTACCTGCCGCAGATGGACCGCTACATCCGCGACATGGACCGCGGCGCGATCACCCCGGACAAGCACCCGCCGCATTCGGAGAACCTGACCGGCAAGGCCCAGGTCAGCGACATCTCGGGCAAGGGCAGCGTGGTGATGAAGCCGGGCGTGACCGCCGGCGAGGCGCACAACCACGACCACAAGCCGGGCGACAAGCACGACAAGCACGACAAGCACGACAAGCACGACGCGCCGGCCGCGCCGATGGCCGACGGGGTGCTGCGCAAGGACGAGCGCGGCCCGGAAGTGAAGGCGCTGCAGGACCGGCTCAACGCGCTGGGCTATCGCGACGCCGAGGGCAAGGCGCTGGTCGCCGACGGCAAGTTCGGCGACCGCACCAAGCACGCGGTCGAGCAGTTCCAGCGCGAGCATCCGGGCCTGGGCGTCGACGGCGTCGCCGGCCCGAACACGCTGCGCGAGCTCAAGACCGCGCAGCCGCGCCACGAGGCGGCCGCGCCGACCCGCGACGCCAACGCCGGCCCGCTGCTGTCGGATCCGAACCACCGCGACCACGCCATGTACCAGCAGGCGGTCAACGGGCTGGAGAAGCTCGGCGGCTTCAAGAACCACCAGGAGCTCGAGCGCGCCGCGGCCACGCTGACCTACGACGCGCGCGTCAGCGGCCTGACCAAGATCGACCACGTCGTGTCCAACGCCAACGGCAACGGCTTGTTCGCGGTGCAGGGCGGGCTCAACGATCCCAGCCACCACCGCGCTTACGTCGACCGCAATCAGGCCGCGAACCAGAGCGTCGAGCAATCGACCCAGCGCCTGCAGCAGGACGTGCCGCAGTCGGCGCAGCAGCAGGAACAGCGCCAGCAGGAACAGCAGCGCAGCCAGCAGCAGGCGCAGCCGACCAAGGTCGCCTGA
- a CDS encoding YciI family protein: MWYLIEGYDVADALPKRGPARPAHLQRLQDLRDQGRLLLAGPCPAIDAEDPGPAGFSGSLVVAEFESLEAARAWADADPYVEAGVYARVEVRPFRKVLP; encoded by the coding sequence ATGTGGTACTTGATCGAGGGTTACGACGTCGCCGATGCGCTGCCCAAGCGCGGCCCGGCGCGTCCGGCGCATTTGCAGCGCTTGCAGGATCTGCGCGATCAGGGCCGCCTGCTGTTGGCGGGGCCGTGTCCGGCGATCGACGCCGAGGACCCGGGCCCGGCCGGTTTCAGCGGCAGCCTGGTCGTGGCCGAGTTCGAATCCTTGGAGGCCGCGCGCGCCTGGGCCGACGCGGATCCTTACGTCGAGGCCGGCGTGTACGCGCGGGTCGAGGTACGTCCGTTCCGCAAGGTGCTGCCGTGA
- a CDS encoding BolA family protein codes for MPREQRVDAIRTAIEAALAPLSLEIEDESHRHAGHAGAQDGRGHFRVAVISRAFAGMLPLARHRAVYAAVGELMTTDIHALSIVARTPEEAQTQQ; via the coding sequence CTGCCGCGCGAGCAGCGGGTCGACGCGATCCGCACCGCCATCGAAGCCGCGCTGGCGCCGCTGTCGCTGGAGATCGAGGACGAAAGCCATCGCCACGCCGGCCACGCCGGCGCGCAGGACGGACGCGGCCATTTCCGCGTCGCCGTGATCAGCCGCGCCTTCGCCGGCATGCTGCCGCTGGCGCGCCATCGCGCGGTGTACGCGGCGGTGGGCGAGTTGATGACGACCGATATCCATGCGTTGTCGATCGTGGCTCGTACGCCTGAAGAAGCGCAGACGCAGCAGTAG
- a CDS encoding acyltransferase codes for MLFLRVALISLLIALNTVLHVLPLLLVALIKALMPSKRLRLACNTALTGLAESWIGVNSSMWDRFTRTRLHVREDAAPAPDGHYLVLANHQSWVDILVLQKLFNRRAPFMRFFLKQQLFWVPLLGLAWWALDFPFMRRYTPKQIARRPELAGRDIEATRRACEKFSEIPVSIMNFVEGTRFTASKHASQSSPYRHLLKPKSGGVAFVLDAMGQGLDAILDVSIAYPAGSPSLLDLLADRVPEVRVRVRRRAIPAELLRGDYQNDREFRVRFQQWMNGLWSEKDADMTALLAGDAQS; via the coding sequence ATGCTGTTTTTGCGAGTCGCCCTGATTTCGCTGCTGATCGCGCTCAACACCGTGCTGCACGTGTTGCCGCTGTTGCTGGTCGCCCTGATCAAGGCGCTGATGCCGAGCAAGCGCCTGCGCCTGGCGTGCAATACGGCGCTGACGGGCCTGGCGGAAAGCTGGATCGGCGTGAACAGCAGCATGTGGGACCGCTTCACCCGCACCCGCCTGCACGTGCGCGAAGACGCCGCGCCCGCGCCCGACGGCCATTACCTGGTGCTGGCCAACCACCAGAGCTGGGTCGACATCCTGGTGTTGCAGAAGCTGTTCAACCGCCGCGCGCCGTTCATGCGCTTCTTCTTGAAGCAGCAACTGTTCTGGGTGCCGCTGCTGGGGCTGGCGTGGTGGGCGCTGGATTTCCCCTTCATGCGCCGCTACACGCCCAAGCAGATCGCGCGGCGGCCGGAGCTGGCCGGCCGCGACATCGAGGCCACCCGCCGCGCCTGCGAGAAGTTCAGCGAGATTCCGGTGTCGATCATGAATTTCGTCGAGGGCACGCGCTTCACCGCGTCCAAGCATGCCTCGCAGAGTTCGCCGTACCGCCACCTGCTCAAGCCCAAGTCCGGCGGCGTGGCCTTCGTGCTCGATGCGATGGGCCAGGGGCTGGACGCGATCTTGGACGTGAGCATCGCCTACCCGGCCGGCTCGCCGTCGCTGCTGGACCTGCTGGCCGACCGCGTGCCCGAGGTGCGCGTGCGGGTGCGCCGGCGCGCCATCCCCGCCGAACTGCTGCGCGGCGATTACCAGAACGACCGCGAGTTCCGCGTGCGCTTCCAGCAGTGGATGAATGGGTTGTGGAGCGAGAAGGACGCCGACATGACGGCGTTGCTGGCGGGCGACGCGCAGTCCTGA
- a CDS encoding LacI family DNA-binding transcriptional regulator: protein MSVTIKDVARAAQVSVATVSRTLNGHGNVAEDVRRRVLAVANDLRYTPHAAARSLSSRRTQTLGVVLPDLHGEFFSELVRGVDQVAREHRLHLLVSSYHGQPEEQVSALRAMRGRVDGLLVMSPYAAAQVSIAEELAATLPTVLINAQDAAADMPSLNVDNYGGAQAMVEHLVAAGHRRIAFIAGPEDNFDANERLRGYREALARLLPDAREWVLPGKFDEASGHAAGNALLAARERPDAVFAANDMMALGCLFGLVQGGLRVPDDIAVTGFDDIPLARYVHPALTTMRVNIAELGARAARMLLARLNPEPAADAAQAPGEASEHLEKPRQSEPLRPELIVRESGLRRGGGA from the coding sequence GTGAGCGTGACGATCAAAGATGTCGCCCGCGCGGCCCAGGTGTCGGTGGCGACAGTATCGCGGACCTTGAACGGTCATGGCAACGTCGCCGAAGACGTGCGCCGGCGCGTTCTGGCCGTCGCCAACGACCTGCGCTACACGCCGCACGCCGCGGCGCGCAGCCTCAGCAGCCGCCGCACCCAGACGCTGGGCGTGGTGCTGCCGGACCTGCACGGCGAGTTCTTCTCCGAACTGGTGCGCGGCGTCGATCAAGTCGCGCGCGAGCATCGCCTGCACCTGTTGGTGTCGAGCTACCACGGCCAGCCGGAAGAGCAGGTCTCGGCGCTGCGCGCGATGCGCGGCCGGGTCGACGGCCTGCTGGTGATGTCGCCGTACGCCGCCGCGCAAGTCTCCATCGCCGAGGAGCTGGCGGCGACCTTGCCGACCGTGCTGATCAACGCGCAGGACGCCGCGGCCGACATGCCCTCGCTCAACGTCGACAACTACGGCGGCGCGCAGGCGATGGTCGAGCATCTCGTCGCCGCGGGCCATCGCCGCATCGCCTTCATCGCCGGTCCCGAAGACAACTTCGACGCCAACGAGCGCCTGCGCGGCTATCGCGAAGCGCTGGCGCGGCTGCTGCCGGACGCGCGCGAGTGGGTGCTGCCGGGCAAGTTCGACGAAGCCTCCGGCCACGCCGCCGGCAATGCCTTGCTGGCCGCGCGCGAACGCCCCGACGCGGTGTTCGCCGCCAACGACATGATGGCGCTGGGCTGCTTGTTCGGCCTGGTCCAAGGCGGGTTGCGCGTGCCCGACGACATCGCCGTGACCGGCTTCGACGACATTCCGCTGGCGCGCTACGTCCACCCGGCGCTAACGACCATGCGGGTCAATATCGCCGAGCTGGGCGCGCGCGCGGCGCGCATGCTGCTGGCCCGGCTCAATCCGGAACCGGCCGCGGACGCGGCGCAGGCGCCGGGCGAGGCATCCGAACACCTAGAAAAACCGCGGCAAAGCGAGCCGCTGCGGCCCGAATTGATCGTGCGCGAATCGGGGCTACGCCGAGGGGGCGGCGCCTGA
- a CDS encoding TonB-dependent receptor, translating to MTHDNKTSRRHPRLRFPGAPGRSLLACALASCLMLSAPAALAQSTAATIRGTVSGNAGPSGNASVTATNLASGLVRKVQTGGDGNYTLAGLPPGTYRIDVNADGQSNTRNVTVAVGQTATLNLSTGGVAETAPSGQSATDIDKVTVTASALAEVRTSENATYISTKQIESLPQGTRNFLAFADTVPGVQFVQASNGSASLRSGAQSSNGVNVYIDGVGQKNYVLPGGISGQDDTRGNPFPQSAIGEYKVITSNYKAEFDQLSSAAITAVTRSGSNEFHGDFFWDNTFEKWRAPTPAEDKAGRKTDSKEEQYGISFGGPIIQDKMHFFVAYEAKEYNTPFTIKPGEGVTAATLPAQFQSLIGGVNAPFKEDLYFAKLDLTLGENHYFELTGKYRDETELTGVDGISTVPFGTAKDNQDKRADLRYQYTGEGWLNDAHLTYEDAAYNPRANAFGNGYVLTRGDIGSSGDKRVLNAGPGENFQNKAQKGWSIQDDLTFTDLQWHGNHTVKMGVKYKVIDVSAAEQIPYNPQFFYDIAGDLASPYLVRFGAGLPGIADGSVESRNKQFGIYIQDDWEVNDKLTLNLGVRWDYETSDVYTDYRTPADVVAALNSQDPRAPAGQSYRQTLAKGGIDLNDFISDGSQRSNFKDAIQPRLGFSYDLNADQRHVIYGGAGRAYDRNIFNNLQLETTKGTFPTYSYRFNQPGHTCTPGVGDCLAFNPGLMNRDALEALVAANPNFGREVFLLSNDLKTPYSDQFSIGMRNAVTIGGTEWQTDVGVSRIVSKDGFAFLLGNRNPDGSFYPPGAKWGPPWGAGVPGFGRALILGVNGIETRANALLVKIDKPYTRESGWGVTLAYTFTDAEENRETGESFSLDHPSLAGFGWHDPKGVPRHRLVATGIYDGPWGLTFSGKLTLASPTGYYFVNCSQSPNGDDAACFTDQYKEDRTVGFKQLDLAVSKEFDIGAGIKFRIRGDVLNVTNARNYNQFDTFAGRLGAPNPNFGDHQDGIILPTRMFKLSMGFSW from the coding sequence ATGACCCACGACAATAAGACATCACGCCGACATCCACGGCTCCGTTTTCCCGGCGCGCCGGGCCGCAGTTTGCTGGCCTGCGCGCTCGCCAGCTGCCTGATGCTGTCCGCGCCGGCGGCGCTGGCGCAGAGCACCGCGGCGACCATCCGCGGCACGGTCAGCGGCAACGCCGGGCCGTCGGGCAACGCCAGCGTGACCGCGACCAACCTCGCCAGCGGCTTGGTGCGCAAGGTCCAGACCGGCGGCGACGGCAACTACACCCTGGCCGGCCTGCCGCCGGGCACCTACCGCATCGACGTCAACGCCGACGGCCAGAGCAACACTCGCAACGTCACCGTCGCGGTGGGCCAGACCGCGACCTTGAACCTGTCCACCGGCGGCGTCGCCGAGACCGCGCCGAGCGGGCAGTCCGCCACCGACATCGACAAGGTCACCGTGACCGCCTCGGCCCTGGCCGAGGTGCGCACCTCCGAGAACGCCACCTACATCTCGACCAAGCAGATCGAGTCGCTGCCGCAGGGCACGCGCAACTTCCTCGCCTTCGCCGACACCGTGCCGGGCGTGCAGTTCGTGCAGGCCTCCAACGGTTCGGCCTCGCTGCGCAGCGGTGCGCAGAGTTCCAACGGCGTCAACGTCTACATCGACGGCGTCGGCCAGAAGAACTACGTGCTGCCCGGCGGCATCTCCGGCCAGGACGACACCCGCGGCAATCCGTTCCCGCAGTCGGCGATCGGCGAATACAAGGTCATCACCTCCAACTACAAGGCCGAGTTCGACCAGCTCAGCTCCGCCGCGATCACCGCGGTGACGCGCTCGGGCAGCAACGAATTCCACGGCGACTTCTTCTGGGACAACACCTTCGAGAAGTGGCGCGCGCCGACGCCGGCCGAGGACAAGGCCGGGCGCAAGACCGACTCGAAGGAAGAGCAGTACGGCATTTCCTTCGGCGGCCCGATCATCCAGGACAAGATGCATTTCTTCGTCGCCTACGAGGCGAAGGAATACAACACGCCGTTCACGATCAAGCCCGGCGAAGGCGTCACCGCCGCGACCTTGCCGGCGCAGTTCCAGTCGCTGATCGGCGGCGTCAACGCGCCGTTCAAGGAAGACCTGTATTTCGCCAAGCTCGACCTGACCCTGGGCGAGAACCATTACTTCGAGTTGACCGGCAAGTACCGCGACGAAACCGAACTGACCGGCGTCGACGGCATCAGCACGGTTCCCTTCGGCACCGCCAAGGACAACCAGGACAAGCGCGCGGACCTGCGCTACCAATACACCGGCGAGGGTTGGCTCAACGACGCGCACCTCACCTACGAGGACGCCGCCTACAACCCGCGCGCCAACGCCTTCGGCAACGGTTATGTGCTGACCCGCGGCGACATCGGTTCCAGCGGCGACAAGCGCGTGCTCAACGCCGGCCCCGGCGAGAATTTCCAGAACAAGGCGCAGAAGGGCTGGTCGATCCAGGACGATCTGACCTTCACCGACCTGCAGTGGCACGGCAACCACACCGTCAAGATGGGCGTGAAGTACAAGGTCATCGACGTCAGCGCGGCCGAGCAGATCCCGTACAACCCGCAGTTCTTCTACGACATCGCCGGCGATCTGGCTTCGCCGTATCTGGTGCGCTTCGGCGCCGGCCTGCCGGGCATCGCCGACGGCAGCGTGGAGTCGCGCAACAAGCAGTTCGGCATCTACATCCAGGACGACTGGGAGGTCAACGACAAGCTGACCCTCAACCTGGGCGTGCGCTGGGACTACGAGACCAGCGACGTCTACACCGATTACCGCACGCCGGCCGACGTGGTCGCCGCGCTCAACAGCCAGGATCCGCGCGCGCCGGCCGGGCAGAGCTATCGGCAGACCCTGGCCAAGGGCGGCATCGATCTCAACGACTTCATCAGCGACGGCAGCCAGCGCAGCAACTTCAAGGACGCGATCCAGCCGCGCCTGGGCTTCTCCTACGATCTCAACGCCGACCAGCGCCACGTGATCTACGGCGGCGCCGGCCGCGCCTACGACCGCAACATCTTCAACAACCTGCAGCTGGAAACGACCAAGGGCACGTTCCCGACCTATTCGTACCGCTTCAACCAACCCGGCCACACCTGCACGCCGGGCGTGGGCGACTGTCTGGCGTTCAATCCCGGGCTGATGAACCGCGACGCGCTGGAAGCGCTGGTCGCAGCCAATCCGAACTTCGGCCGCGAAGTGTTCCTGCTCAGCAACGATCTGAAGACGCCGTACTCGGATCAGTTCAGCATCGGCATGCGCAACGCGGTGACCATCGGCGGGACCGAGTGGCAGACCGACGTGGGCGTCTCGCGCATCGTCAGCAAGGACGGTTTCGCCTTCCTGCTCGGCAACCGCAACCCGGACGGTTCGTTCTATCCGCCGGGCGCGAAGTGGGGTCCGCCGTGGGGCGCCGGCGTTCCGGGCTTCGGCCGCGCGCTGATCCTGGGCGTGAACGGCATCGAGACCCGCGCCAACGCGCTGCTGGTCAAGATCGACAAGCCCTACACCCGCGAGTCGGGCTGGGGCGTGACCCTGGCGTACACCTTCACCGACGCCGAGGAAAACCGCGAGACCGGCGAATCGTTCTCGCTCGATCATCCGAGCCTGGCCGGCTTCGGCTGGCACGATCCCAAGGGCGTGCCGCGTCATCGCCTGGTCGCCACCGGCATCTACGATGGCCCGTGGGGGCTGACGTTCTCCGGCAAGCTGACCTTGGCGAGCCCGACCGGCTACTACTTCGTCAATTGCTCGCAGTCGCCCAACGGCGACGACGCCGCCTGCTTCACCGATCAGTACAAGGAAGACCGCACCGTCGGCTTCAAGCAGCTCGATCTGGCGGTGAGCAAGGAGTTCGATATCGGCGCCGGCATCAAGTTCCGCATCCGCGGCGACGTGCTCAACGTCACCAACGCGCGCAACTACAACCAGTTCGACACCTTCGCCGGCCGTCTCGGCGCGCCGAATCCGAACTTCGGCGACCATCAGGACGGCATCATCCTGCCGACGCGCATGTTCAAGCTGTCGATGGGTTTCAGTTGGTGA
- a CDS encoding glucoamylase family protein, translating to MRHAQTTTRAVSFAVLGTLLLALSACKKPETQSQTQPIVNPEPVVVEPLKQERLELPPLFRDIEKRTFQFFWDTSNERNGLTPDRYPSRPFASIASVGFALTAYPIGIERGWVSRTQAVDRTLTTLKFLRDLPAGPQASGKGTYKGFYYHFLDMQKGERYDSWVELSSVDTGLLMMGVLFAQSYYDRDDAREKEIREIADTLYKRVDWQWLQQNKPLISMGWFPESGFIKHDWMGYNEAMLLYVLALGSPSHPVEPEAWTVWTRTYNDVWGVYQGEEFLAFGPLFGHQYSHVWIDFRGIQDDYMRERGIDYFENSRRAAYAQRAYAIANPMKWKDYGPELWGLTASDGPQQTLQEYRGEQRQFRHYSARGAGLRENFDDGTIAPTAAIASLPFAPEIVIPTTVSMHERYGEYIYSSYGFLDSFNPSFNYDIPLKTGRLVPNQGWVSSDYIGIDQGPILTMISNYRNEFVWNVMKRNAYVRAGLERAGFKGGWLAPPENKSKDGKDKDGGKDADASKPAEAAKPAAKPAGPIDPATARALGEAESRAARTPPKPAPKPE from the coding sequence ATGCGACACGCACAAACGACAACGCGCGCGGTTTCCTTCGCTGTCCTGGGCACGCTGTTGCTCGCTTTGTCCGCGTGCAAGAAGCCGGAGACGCAATCGCAGACGCAGCCCATCGTCAATCCGGAGCCGGTCGTGGTCGAGCCGCTCAAGCAGGAGCGGCTGGAACTGCCGCCGCTGTTCCGCGATATCGAGAAGCGCACGTTCCAGTTCTTCTGGGACACCTCGAACGAGCGCAACGGCCTGACCCCCGACCGCTATCCGTCGCGGCCGTTCGCCTCGATCGCGTCGGTCGGTTTCGCCTTGACCGCGTACCCCATCGGCATCGAGCGCGGCTGGGTCAGCCGCACCCAGGCGGTGGACCGCACCCTGACCACGCTGAAGTTCCTGCGCGATCTGCCCGCCGGCCCGCAGGCCAGCGGCAAGGGCACCTACAAGGGGTTCTACTACCACTTCCTCGACATGCAGAAGGGCGAGCGTTACGACAGCTGGGTCGAGCTGTCGAGCGTGGACACCGGCTTGCTGATGATGGGCGTGCTGTTCGCCCAGTCGTATTACGACCGCGACGACGCGCGCGAGAAGGAAATCCGCGAGATCGCCGACACGCTGTACAAGCGCGTGGATTGGCAGTGGCTGCAGCAGAACAAGCCGCTGATCTCGATGGGCTGGTTCCCCGAATCGGGCTTCATCAAGCACGACTGGATGGGCTACAACGAGGCCATGCTGCTGTACGTGCTGGCGCTGGGTTCGCCGAGCCATCCGGTCGAACCCGAGGCCTGGACGGTGTGGACGCGCACCTACAACGACGTGTGGGGCGTCTACCAAGGCGAGGAATTCCTCGCGTTCGGCCCCTTGTTCGGCCACCAATACAGCCACGTCTGGATCGATTTCCGCGGTATCCAGGACGATTACATGCGCGAGCGCGGCATCGATTATTTCGAGAACAGCCGCCGCGCCGCCTACGCCCAGCGCGCCTACGCCATCGCCAACCCGATGAAGTGGAAGGACTACGGCCCCGAGCTGTGGGGCCTGACCGCGAGCGACGGGCCGCAGCAGACCTTGCAGGAATACCGCGGCGAGCAGCGCCAGTTCCGCCACTATTCGGCGCGCGGCGCCGGCCTGCGCGAGAACTTCGACGACGGCACCATCGCCCCGACCGCGGCGATCGCCTCGCTGCCGTTCGCGCCGGAGATCGTGATTCCGACCACGGTGTCGATGCACGAGCGCTACGGCGAGTACATCTATTCCAGCTACGGCTTCCTGGATTCGTTCAACCCCAGCTTCAACTACGACATCCCGCTCAAGACCGGACGGTTGGTGCCGAACCAGGGCTGGGTGTCGAGCGATTACATCGGCATCGACCAGGGGCCGATCCTGACCATGATCAGCAACTACCGCAACGAGTTCGTCTGGAACGTGATGAAGCGCAATGCCTACGTGCGCGCCGGACTGGAACGCGCGGGCTTCAAGGGCGGCTGGCTGGCGCCGCCGGAGAACAAGAGCAAGGACGGCAAGGACAAGGACGGCGGCAAGGACGCGGACGCGAGCAAGCCGGCCGAGGCCGCCAAGCCGGCGGCCAAGCCGGCCGGTCCGATCGATCCGGCCACGGCGCGCGCGCTCGGCGAGGCGGAGTCGCGCGCGGCGCGCACGCCGCCGAAGCCGGCGCCGAAGCCCGAATGA